Part of the Triticum urartu cultivar G1812 chromosome 2, Tu2.1, whole genome shotgun sequence genome, NNNNNNNNNNNNNNNNNNNNNNNNNCNNNNNNNNNNNNNNNNNNNNNNNNNNNNNNNNNNNNNNNNNNNNNNNNNNNNNNNNNNNNNNNNNNNNNNNNNNNNNNNNNNNNNNNNNNNNNNNNNNNNNNNNNNNNNNNNNNNNNNNNNNNNNNNNNNNNNNNNNNNNNNNNNNNNNNNNNNNNNNNNNNNNNNNNNNNNNNNNNNNNNNNNNNNNNNNNNNNNNNNNNNNNNNNNNNNNNNNNNNNNNNNNNNNNNNNNNNNNNNNNNNNNNNNNNNNNNNNNNNNNNNNNNNNNNNNNNNNNNNNNNNNNNNNNNNNNNNNNNNNNNNNNNNNNNNNNNNNNNNNNNNNNNNNNNNNNNNNNNNNNNNNNNNNNNNNNNNNNNNNNNNNNNNNNNNNNNNNNNNNNNNNNNNNNNNNNNNNNNNNNNNNNNNNNNNNNNNNNNNNNNNNNNNNNNNNNNNNNNNNNNNNNNNNNNNNNNNNNNNNNNNNNNNNNNNNNNNNNNNNNNNNNNNNNNNNNNNNNNNNNNNNNNNNNNNNNNNNNNNNNNNNNNNNNNNNNNNNNNNNNNNNNNNNNNNNNNNNNNNNNNNNNNNNNNNNNNNNNNNNNNNNNNNNNNNNNNNNNNNNNNNNNNNNNNNNNNNNNNNNNNNNNNNNNNNNNNNNNNNNNNNNNNNNNNNNNNNNNNNNNNNNNNNNNNNNNNNNNNNNNNNNNNNNNNNNNNNNNNNNNNNNNNNNNNNNNNNNNNNNNNNNNNNNNNNNNNNNNNNNNNNNNNNNNNNNNNNNNNNNNNNNNNNNNNNNNNNNNNNNNNNNNNNNNNNNNNNNNNNNNNNNNNNNNNNNNNNNNNNNNNNNNNNNNNNNNNNNNNNNNNNNNNNNNNNNNNNNNNNNNNNNNNNNNNNNNNNNNNNNNNNNNNNNNNNNNNNNNNNNNNNNNNNNNNNNNNNNNNNNNNNNNNNNNNNNNNNNNNNNNNNNNNNNNNNNNNNNNNNNNNNNNNNNNNNNNNNNNNNNNNNNNNNNNNNNNNNNNNNNNAAAAATTGTTAAGCACAACAGTCAAACAAAGTAAATTCTTCCTAATGTTTCCGCTTCCAAAATAATTTCACAAATAAGACTTCCAGATGTACCCTTGTTTGCTTCTCAACATAGTAGTCTGGTAGAGTACATGAACATAGAAGGTGAGCCACAGCAAAAAGATTGGTAATCGAACTGTGCTGAATGCTCGCTGGCGCAAAAGCATTGAGGCAGCTGCCGCTGCATGCCCGCCCCCCTGACCTGGTTTTCTAGTTGCTTCAGCCCTTCCTGTACAGTTTTTTTGTGCCTTTTGGCCTTTTCTCTGTTTCTTCTTGTTGCTTTAGTATTTGCGCTATTTCGGCGCTTTCTTCTAATACAAAATGACATGCATTTGATGTGTGTTCGAGAAAAAAATATTAGGGAAAGTTGGACCCATGCACCTACAGTCAGCAGTTTTTAAAAAATGCCACTGGCTGTATGTGTCACCTAGTTAAAAGTTTGCAGTGCTGTGGTTTCAAATATTAGAGATGTATGTTTTGTAGTAGGACACTTATTTGTATTTCCTTTTGTATTAGAATTCCTACTTATCTCTTCCcatgtacatgtatatatattgGCCTTGAGCTCATGGAATTGATCAATTTGCTATTCCTAAAAGTTAATGCTTTTTTTTCGAGAAAACACAAAGCTTTCTTCTCGAAGCATCCATAGGACGTTAATGTTTTTAAGCTGCAATAACGTTTAATGAAGGCACAACATTCTGTCATACTTCAACAAGCCACAAAAGAAAGCCATCTAATAGCACTTAAAAGAATCTAAAGCATTGTTTTATCCCTTGAGAATAATTATGCATATATCTCCACCGATCAATGCATACTTAATCTGATTCATAAGCTTCGATCCAATTAAACCATTCGGTTTTTGAAAATAACTAAATGCTTCTCTTCTCTTCTACTTGTCGTATCAGACATCAACGTGGTCAAACAATACACAGCTTTGGCCATTACTACTTTTAGTTATACATTAGAATTACTAAGTATAATGATATAGAAGAACAGGATGCTCTTACTTTTATTGTGTGGAGCGTCTATGCAGTCTTTTGTTGTGACACGGCATAAATATTAGCCCAGAAACATACCTAACCACAAACAGGAGTATTCTTTCCTTATGCAGAAGTGTCATTTATACACACGAAAACAACTTAATGTCACAACAAATATATGTTCAGTCTAGAATGACAAATAAAATGCAGTAACCTGAGTTGACACATAGGTTTTCTGTTCAGTCTAGAGTGGCAAATATTTATGTGCTAACCTGATTGTCCCGGACTGGTATTAAACTTCGGGAAAAGTTTCCGGATTATTGAGGTACCAAGGCCTGTTGTGGCTGGGTTTTTCTGTAAAGATACCAAGGATGATTCACCGGCGGATTGCCAGCCCAATGAGTCCACATCCACAACATGGCGAGTATTCGTATAGGCATCATCCTGTATTTCCATAAGATAACTGGATGTGAGGACCAGTGGACCACAGAAAAGTGTGAaaagtaataattttttaaatattATGTCATTAACCTGACATATTTTGTACCGCTAAGTAACGGGAGAAGAAAAGTAATACGTTGAAGAAATAAGTACAGCAACAAATGAAGCACACAGTTACTTACCTGAGTGGTCAATTCATTTAAAATCCTTGTCCCAGATGAACTTTGATTTGTTTTTTCATTCCGAATCTTGCTACTGGATGATTCTTGAGTGCATTTTACCTCCAGGAGCTTCAAAGAGATTACTGCTTCCCGATCATCCCCCACACATGCATCAATTACTATTTTCTCGATAGTATGCAAGGATTCAAGCCATTGCAAGCAACTGGAAGATATCCTGCACCCAGTAATCATTATGTTTGCTGGTGACGGAGATGACAGTGGCCCCAAAGGTTCCCCACATGACAGAATCCTGTTACTATCTTTTATTCCATATTTCCGACACTTTGGCAGAGATGGTTTGAACATGAGATTAGGGCAGGATAGCACGGACAATTCCTCAAGAGCAGGGAACATGAACTGCTGATTCCCATTGTTCGTCAACAACAGTATAGGCAACTCTTCTAGGTTTAGTAAATTTTCCAATTTGAGGTGTATTAATTTCTTGAAGGGGTGTGTGCCCCCAGAAAGACCCATACCTAGATTTACAAGGTTAGGCATATCTTCTATATGCAAGTGCCGCAAATTTATGAGCTGGCCCAGTGGAGGAAGATCTTTACAGTTTCCAAGCCAGAGCAGATGGAGTCTGACAAGGTTGGGGAGTAAAGTCACCATGTTGTTCATCATCCATGTAGGCCATGCAAATCCTGAATACCCAACTAGCTCAAAATGCTCTAAACCCTGGTGTGGTTGGAGCTTTTCCAGAACTTCTTCACCTAAATCTTCATCTACTCCACGCACAGCTGGATGAGAAGTATTAGTCCACTCCAGCTTAAGGAAACGTAGCTCTGGACGATTCTTCAGATTTGCTCTCTCTGCAATAGTTAAGCCCCTGGACCCTCTTGTGAGGTCTGGAATAACAAGCTCGTCGGTAGTTATGTGCCAGTTTTCAGCAATCCTAACAGAGCACCGGATGTATGGTGGAAGACAGGCCACTATCAACGGATCTTTCGTCAACAGAAATTTCAGTCCTGTCATTTTATGTATGATATCTAGGAACATCTGAGGTAAACTATGGGATGGATGCTCAAGAGCACAACCAGTGAGGTCCAACGTATGCAGCTTCTGAAGCCTCACAAAAGACACAGGTATGACGAGAGGATTTTGCGACAAGTTCAGATATTCAAGATTGAACAAGTAGCCAAGAGATTGCAGACAGTCAATGGTAGGGAGGCACCATGAGAGATCCAAAAACTTCAGTCCAGTGAAGTTATTTAAACAGTTAGGCCGAGTCGGCAGCTTAAGACATTGCTGTAGGTTCAGATACTCCAAATTGGTTGTTAACATCCCAACACTTACATGAAGTGCCTCGCAGCCAGTTAGATCCAAAATTCGAAGGTTCTTGATATCCCCAAAGGACGGAGGGAGGTTTTGAAGTCTGCAACATCTCCTAAGTATAAGGACTTCCAACTTGACGAGATTGCAAAAAGATCCAGGCAATTGTTTGAGCTCATAGCAGCTTGACATGTTCAGAGACCTAAGAAGATAGAGGTTGCCAAAAGATTCTGGTAGCTGCTTGAGGTTGAAGCAACTAGACAGGTTTAGATCCTCCAATTTCATTAAATTACCAAATGAAGGAGGCAACTGTGGAAGCTCAGTGCAGCTTGACAAATCAATAAACCGAAGATCCTGAAGATTGCAGAGAGAGTCAGCTAGCTCACCAACATCATAACGACATGACAGCCTAAGATGCTCTAGTGTTTGGAGATGACCAAGGGTTGCAGGCAAGTTTTGAAGTATGTCACAGCCTTGCAGGTTCAAATATTTTAGCTTCTCTAAAGAACCAA contains:
- the LOC125538172 gene encoding putative disease resistance protein RGA3, which translates into the protein MATAGAVVDRLLRRLASDARRSELPSGVDEHVAHLWRTLAGLQDVLVSVERYFRVRTEVQDWMAKINQIVYDTEHLLDEFEDQNGIGSERTGCITKATSLCSSCPFFLYDTRVNRMKILRKRLDLLARDSVVFSLMQHPKSDLEQSDIQEEFYRAAIVGRDSDKEKIKELMLENNTETLSIIPIVGLVGLGKTALARLIFHDQGEGWNLDLRIWIDLNRKFELKNIAADIITQANGTKEGPSEINTNIQIHENLQLLKNRLQKTLHDKRCLIVLDDLCSIDKSQLDELKEMLRRTNKWIKVLVTTSSEITAELMHTFPPYELFPLSEDDCWEIFSEKAFGDGGTVSACLKKIGKQIVKRCDGIPSLAHFLGSVVHNQVMDVWLAARDEPIWKLESTYSMKVKVFSSLNQIYYDMPSALKLCFLYLSVFPKGSIIDKEKLIRQWIALDIIGSKHGTLPSYVQAEMYIQDLLSIHFLQVRKTHSVNGMEISTSPTTLYMHNFVHEFARHVACNDIIILGDREMNDNAKELSFQYALLTHYKGRSTLCSALLTRARALHFLNAEAIKLHGEAFELLKHLRVLNLSGSCIEEIPASIGHLKHLRYLDISGLKVQTLPSSMSTLINLEALDLSNTSLKELPSFIGSLEKLKYLNLQGCDILQNLPATLGHLQTLEHLRLSCRYDVGELADSLCNLQDLRFIDLSSCTELPQLPPSFGNLMKLEDLNLSSCFNLKQLPESFGNLYLLRSLNMSSCYELKQLPGSFCNLVKLEVLILRRCCRLQNLPPSFGDIKNLRILDLTGCEALHVSVGMLTTNLEYLNLQQCLKLPTRPNCLNNFTGLKFLDLSWCLPTIDCLQSLGYLFNLEYLNLSQNPLVIPVSFVRLQKLHTLDLTGCALEHPSHSLPQMFLDIIHKMTGLKFLLTKDPLIVACLPPYIRCSVRIAENWHITTDELVIPDLTRGSRGLTIAERANLKNRPELRFLKLEWTNTSHPAVRGVDEDLGEEVLEKLQPHQGLEHFELVGYSGFAWPTWMMNNMVTLLPNLVRLHLLWLGNCKDLPPLGQLINLRHLHIEDMPNLVNLGMGLSGGTHPFKKLIHLKLENLLNLEELPILLLTNNGNQQFMFPALEELSVLSCPNLMFKPSLPKCRKYGIKDSNRILSCGEPLGPLSSPSPANIMITGCRISSSCLQWLESLHTIEKIVIDACVGDDREAVISLKLLEVKCTQESSSSKIRNEKTNQSSSGTRILNELTTQDDAYTNTRHVVDVDSLGWQSAGESSLVSLQKNPATTGLGTSIIRKLFPKFNTSPGQSG